A genomic window from Silene latifolia isolate original U9 population chromosome Y, ASM4854445v1, whole genome shotgun sequence includes:
- the LOC141629215 gene encoding uncharacterized protein LOC141629215: MVYGFNRLAERATLWQSIKSMKNVVRGPWVVMGDFNNVLAMNERIGSEVTDAEVRDFHECVDYCGLCDIPAQGAFFTWINKHEIGDLKFSRIDRTLVNDSWLTEFPNTITMYHPEGVFDHCPCTMQLTSEVRNQNRSFKYFNMWEKDPNFINTVQASWSVQLYGYKMFQLVKKLKLLKQPLKELIRLGYANIETTAQVALKHLHSVQLQLQGDPTNVGLQQAVKDVDLLYKERGQALRSFLAQKAKAHWMRDVYDNTQYFHSVIKARRM, from the coding sequence ATGGTGTATGGGTTTAATAGGTTGGCTGAACGTGCTACTTTATGGCAATCTATTAAGAGTATGAAGAATGTTGTTAGAGGTCCCTGGGTTGTTATGGGTGACTTTAACAATGTGTTAGCTATGAATGAGAGAATTGGATCTGAGGTTACTGATGCTGAGGTTAGGGATTTTCATGAGTGTGTTGACTACTGTGGGTTATGTGATATTCCTGCACAAGGAGCCTTCTTCACATGGATAAACAAACATGAGATTGGGGATTTAAAATTCAGTAGAATTGACAGAACTCTTGTCAATGACAGCTGGTTAACTGAGTTTCCAAATACTATTACTATGTATCATCCTGAGGGTGTCTTTGATCATTGCCCATGCACCATGCAGCTCACCTCTGAAGTCAGGAATCAGAATAGATCTTTTAAGTACTTTAACATGTGGGAGAAGGACCCTAACTTCATTAATACTGTTCAGGCTAGTTGGAGTGTTCAGCTGTATGGGTATAAAATGTTTCAGCTAGTAAAGAAACTTAAGCTACTGAAACAGCCTCTGAAAGAGCTTATCAGACTTGGGTATGCTAACATTGAGACCACTGCTCAGGTTGCATTGAAACATCTTCACAGTGTTCAGCTGCAGCTGCAGGGTGACCCTACTAATGTTGGTCTGCAGCAGGCAGTTAAGGATGTTGATCTCCTCTATAAGGAACGTGGGCAAGCTTTGAGAAGTTTTCTTGCACAAAAAGCTAAAGCACATTGGATGAGGGATGTTTATGATAACACTCAGTACTTCCACAGTGTCATCAAAGCTCGTAGGATGTAG